From the genome of Leptospira yasudae, one region includes:
- a CDS encoding AMP-dependent synthetase/ligase — MSSKVTAKNLAELYFDTAQKYAEQPAFGTRNKNKEFVTITFREVYETGVALATGLIVDLGLKAREHVAVLSENRQEWILANYGILLSGAADVPRGADVTDGDIRYIVSHSDAKIVFVENESLLRKVQNNLSHLPNVTHIVLMEGAADSTDKKTIRMTDLIASGKKLRASGDRKVEERVAAIRPDDLFTIIYTSGTTGEPKGVMLTHANMISQLRNIPIDIGPKDRFLSILPVWHSFERVFQMGTIAMGAGQYYTNIRNIKEDLTIVKPTFMASAPRLWENIYHGIQSKIQSGSAIKRILFKSAYVCALKVQRAVHFFKGNRLDLNGRNILQSLWMGVRSVLALIVFTIPYVLLDTIVLKKIRQATGGKLRGTVSGGGSLPLHIDEFFNAIGIPLFEGYGLTETSPGLAFRTPGHLVIGSVGPLFPEVEILLKDVESGKILYPPKKGVKGEIHVRGPQIMKGYYKRPDVTAKVLTKDGWFNTGDLGMITYNNTLKIVGRTKETVVLLNGENIEPVPIENKLAQSPLIDQIMVVGQDQKFLGALVLPVLDRFQEYGRTYEELAANPIVREKIMREVKDAMNFENGFKSFEKVGDIRLLPKAFEVGDELSAKMSVKRHVISEKYRDLIDSMYQ, encoded by the coding sequence ATGAGTTCAAAAGTCACCGCGAAAAACTTGGCGGAGTTGTATTTCGATACGGCGCAGAAATATGCGGAACAACCCGCATTCGGAACCAGAAATAAAAACAAAGAATTCGTTACGATTACGTTTCGGGAAGTTTATGAAACGGGTGTCGCGCTTGCAACGGGTTTGATCGTCGATTTGGGATTGAAAGCCCGCGAACACGTGGCCGTCTTATCGGAAAATAGACAAGAATGGATTCTTGCGAATTACGGAATCCTATTGAGCGGCGCAGCCGATGTTCCGCGCGGCGCGGACGTAACGGACGGTGATATCCGATATATCGTCTCTCATTCCGACGCAAAGATCGTATTCGTAGAAAACGAATCCCTGTTACGGAAGGTGCAGAATAATCTGAGTCATCTGCCGAACGTAACTCATATCGTCCTTATGGAAGGCGCAGCGGATTCTACCGATAAAAAAACAATCCGAATGACGGACCTGATCGCGAGCGGAAAAAAATTGCGAGCATCCGGCGATCGTAAAGTGGAAGAACGAGTTGCGGCGATTCGACCGGACGATCTATTTACCATCATCTATACTTCCGGTACGACGGGAGAACCGAAAGGCGTCATGTTGACGCACGCCAATATGATCTCGCAATTGCGAAACATTCCGATCGACATCGGCCCTAAGGATCGATTCCTTTCGATTCTACCCGTCTGGCACAGCTTCGAACGGGTGTTTCAGATGGGAACGATCGCGATGGGAGCCGGGCAATATTACACCAATATCCGAAATATTAAGGAAGATTTAACGATCGTAAAACCTACGTTTATGGCGTCGGCGCCTCGATTGTGGGAAAATATCTATCACGGGATTCAATCGAAAATCCAATCGGGATCTGCAATCAAAAGAATCCTGTTTAAAAGCGCCTATGTTTGCGCTTTAAAGGTTCAGAGGGCCGTACATTTTTTTAAAGGGAATCGACTCGATTTAAATGGGCGGAATATTCTACAATCCTTATGGATGGGCGTTCGGTCGGTTCTGGCTCTCATCGTATTCACGATTCCTTATGTACTTCTGGACACGATCGTCCTTAAAAAAATTCGACAGGCAACGGGCGGAAAATTGCGCGGTACGGTTTCCGGCGGCGGATCGCTGCCCCTTCATATCGATGAATTTTTCAATGCGATCGGAATCCCTCTGTTTGAAGGATACGGTTTGACCGAAACTTCTCCCGGCCTTGCCTTTCGTACGCCCGGTCATTTGGTGATTGGAAGCGTGGGGCCGCTTTTTCCAGAAGTGGAAATTCTCTTAAAAGACGTGGAAAGCGGAAAAATATTGTATCCGCCTAAAAAAGGCGTGAAGGGTGAGATTCACGTACGCGGTCCTCAGATCATGAAAGGCTACTATAAACGCCCTGATGTTACCGCCAAGGTTCTCACCAAGGACGGTTGGTTTAACACCGGAGATCTCGGGATGATTACGTACAACAACACGCTCAAGATCGTAGGCAGGACAAAAGAGACCGTCGTTTTACTCAATGGGGAGAATATAGAACCGGTTCCGATTGAAAATAAACTCGCACAATCTCCGTTGATCGATCAGATCATGGTCGTCGGTCAGGATCAAAAATTTTTAGGGGCTTTAGTGTTACCGGTCCTCGACAGATTTCAAGAATACGGAAGGACGTATGAAGAACTCGCAGCGAATCCGATCGTCCGTGAAAAAATCATGCGCGAAGTAAAAGACGCGATGAATTTTGAAAACGGATTTAAGAGTTTTGAAAAGGTGGGAGACATTCGTCTGCTGCCGAAGGCGTTTGAAGTGGGCGACGAACTCTCTGCAAAAATGTCCGTCAAACGTCACGTAATCTCGGAAAAATACAGAGACCTGATCGACTCCATGTATCAGTAA
- a CDS encoding DUF1564 domain-containing protein, whose amino-acid sequence MGTLLLNSDFQIQSHLQENKSIVVSILVQEETLFRYPLRLRKNLPKRIPDLLKRYGKFLTTSRRLGNKAGRTLYQTSPGKKKLKKINVRISTGSWALFGTLAQAHGVSRCFLFNYLLTLEDADVGDSIVFTMNAGVPTFHRNYSYILHLDLLNNKISRILNCDPPNSFFALDYHHWYP is encoded by the coding sequence ATGGGAACATTATTGCTCAACTCTGATTTTCAGATTCAGTCGCACCTACAGGAAAACAAAAGTATTGTCGTAAGTATTCTCGTTCAGGAAGAGACGTTGTTCCGGTATCCGCTTCGGCTTCGTAAAAATCTTCCGAAGAGAATTCCCGACCTGTTGAAACGATATGGAAAATTTTTAACTACTTCACGACGTCTGGGGAACAAAGCGGGAAGAACTTTATATCAAACCAGTCCCGGTAAAAAGAAACTAAAAAAGATCAATGTTCGAATCAGTACGGGAAGTTGGGCTTTATTTGGAACCTTAGCGCAAGCTCATGGAGTATCGCGTTGTTTTCTTTTTAATTATCTCTTAACCTTGGAAGATGCTGATGTTGGAGATTCGATCGTATTTACTATGAACGCAGGAGTTCCTACCTTTCACAGAAATTACAGTTACATTCTGCATTTAGATCTATTAAACAATAAAATCTCCCGAATTCTGAATTGCGATCCGCCAAATTCTTTCTTCGCTTTGGACTATCATCATTGGTATCCGTAA
- a CDS encoding lipase secretion chaperone, whose protein sequence is MKSLQERITFPVVVGLIGVIVIALVWFVFFSGGKGPGGSSSGEDAEFTLQRNESGEWVLNQAVVDTSRRIFDENGNWLSFDDLLQYATTGEVNLVSELWGLRRQCPENVVYEQCNEIIRAFIADHYSGKDAEYLMKLFSGYLRYETTMREFELSDKLTRAEKYELVKKKRREFFSENDAKLIFGMEEAEETYRDSLGGFLKDTESLNGDQRMQKYEEYRKNVYGQYYNTVKTREPKYNTYETEMFLRDKELTKMSSSDRNSKTRSIREKYFGKDGADRMDAVYKEIEEREKKEKQTQNEEADWAQKNSNVKGEAREKALMEIRIKNLGKEEAEEYSRRLKYEEEMKKNQN, encoded by the coding sequence ATGAAATCTCTCCAGGAAAGAATTACATTCCCCGTAGTCGTCGGTTTGATCGGCGTGATCGTCATCGCATTGGTCTGGTTCGTCTTTTTCAGCGGAGGCAAAGGCCCCGGCGGCTCTTCGAGCGGAGAAGACGCCGAGTTCACGCTGCAGCGCAACGAATCCGGCGAATGGGTTTTAAACCAAGCGGTCGTCGACACTTCGAGAAGAATCTTCGATGAAAACGGAAACTGGCTTTCCTTCGACGATCTTCTCCAATACGCGACTACGGGAGAAGTCAATCTCGTCTCTGAACTCTGGGGATTGCGCAGACAGTGCCCCGAAAACGTCGTCTACGAACAGTGCAACGAAATCATCCGAGCCTTCATCGCGGATCATTACTCCGGCAAAGACGCGGAATATCTGATGAAACTTTTTTCCGGTTATCTGCGTTACGAAACGACGATGCGCGAATTCGAACTTTCCGACAAACTTACCCGCGCCGAAAAATACGAACTCGTTAAGAAGAAACGAAGGGAGTTCTTTTCCGAAAACGACGCAAAGCTCATCTTCGGTATGGAAGAAGCGGAGGAAACCTACCGGGATTCCCTCGGCGGTTTTCTGAAAGACACCGAATCCCTAAACGGCGATCAACGGATGCAGAAATACGAAGAATATCGAAAAAATGTCTACGGGCAATATTACAATACCGTAAAGACGAGAGAGCCGAAATACAACACCTACGAAACGGAAATGTTCTTACGAGACAAGGAACTTACGAAGATGAGTTCCTCCGATCGCAACAGTAAAACGAGAAGCATTCGCGAAAAATACTTCGGTAAGGACGGAGCCGATCGTATGGACGCGGTTTATAAGGAAATCGAAGAAAGGGAAAAGAAGGAAAAACAAACCCAAAACGAAGAAGCCGACTGGGCTCAAAAAAATTCGAACGTAAAGGGAGAAGCGAGAGAAAAGGCCCTGATGGAAATTCGGATTAAAAATTTAGGCAAAGAAGAAGCGGAAGAATATTCAAGAAGATTGAAATACGAAGAGGAGATGAAGAAAAACCAAAATTGA
- a CDS encoding DUF4180 domain-containing protein has product MPELPDLVVIRERLIPELIGKTVESIEIVDPVVVRNLTGGSVEEVFSGVSFQSIERNGPFLNFAFEKWNMIIHPMLSGRFSLESKYKKKDLCIRIVTNGPILNYVDDTRMGKVYFLKPEDISQIPKYQNQGVNLLSDEFTEAAFLKLTEKVRQQTRVFLMDQTKLSALGNAYADEVLFAAKIHPKTPVHQLSTEEKSLLYKSIREVLTSSIEYIRNKRAPLEVKVRDHVKVRNRKNEPCPVCGTTIRRANVLGYDSFFCPNCQPAKGEQFINWGTGDSSKTNRIETKSIEPIQWNGSIRKYFHKISKSAMNLRKTIRNKIEIASVDSDELLITDVQSALDLMATIRYETGCDRFILNKINIIEDFFELRTGLAGGVLQKVINYRLKLAIIGDFSKYASGSLRDFIYEMNSGKDIFFLENESEAIERLSKV; this is encoded by the coding sequence ATGCCTGAACTACCGGACTTAGTCGTCATTCGGGAACGCTTGATCCCCGAGCTTATCGGTAAAACAGTTGAATCGATAGAGATCGTCGATCCGGTGGTCGTACGCAATCTCACCGGCGGCTCCGTGGAAGAAGTGTTTTCCGGAGTTTCGTTCCAATCCATAGAACGAAACGGTCCGTTTTTGAATTTCGCATTCGAAAAATGGAATATGATTATCCACCCGATGTTGTCCGGAAGATTTTCCCTCGAATCGAAATACAAGAAGAAGGATCTGTGTATTCGGATCGTTACGAACGGTCCGATTCTGAATTACGTGGACGACACGAGAATGGGGAAGGTGTATTTTTTAAAACCGGAAGACATCTCTCAAATTCCCAAATACCAGAATCAGGGAGTCAACCTTCTTTCGGATGAATTCACTGAAGCAGCCTTTCTCAAGCTTACGGAAAAAGTCCGTCAGCAGACACGAGTGTTTCTGATGGATCAAACCAAATTGAGCGCATTAGGAAACGCTTATGCGGACGAGGTTCTGTTTGCGGCAAAGATCCATCCTAAGACTCCCGTTCATCAGCTTTCTACCGAAGAGAAATCGCTTTTATACAAAAGCATCCGGGAAGTTCTCACGAGTTCGATCGAATACATCCGCAACAAACGCGCACCGCTCGAAGTCAAGGTGCGGGATCACGTGAAGGTGCGAAACCGAAAAAACGAACCTTGTCCCGTGTGCGGAACAACGATCCGAAGAGCGAACGTATTAGGTTACGATTCCTTCTTTTGTCCGAACTGCCAACCCGCCAAGGGAGAGCAGTTTATCAATTGGGGAACGGGCGATTCGTCAAAAACGAATCGTATTGAAACTAAATCGATTGAACCGATTCAGTGGAATGGATCGATTCGAAAATACTTCCATAAAATCTCGAAGAGCGCCATGAATTTACGTAAAACAATCCGAAACAAGATCGAAATCGCCTCCGTGGACAGCGACGAATTACTTATAACCGACGTGCAATCCGCATTGGATCTCATGGCGACGATCCGATACGAAACGGGCTGTGATCGTTTTATCCTGAATAAAATTAATATCATAGAGGACTTCTTCGAACTAAGAACAGGACTGGCCGGAGGCGTTCTTCAAAAGGTCATTAATTACCGGTTGAAGTTGGCGATTATCGGCGATTTTTCAAAGTATGCGAGCGGAAGTCTCCGAGACTTTATCTACGAGATGAACTCGGGCAAAGATATATTTTTTCTGGAGAACGAATCAGAAGCGATCGAAAGATTATCGAAGGTTTGA
- a CDS encoding DNA alkylation repair protein, whose protein sequence is MNSITSKKEIKALLDRSFESSKGKTNALAEEILSELLTKKIKFPLLEFAAKELHGRIADKEQIAFLDRIIARKTMGGNVIAGMMLQLRSEKYFRPSWKKAVEYMIFGDEWYVCDIIGERVMGHSLLKNPEESLPTLKKLLNHENAWVVRSVGVASHYAVKKGLAKKYVEETFQLLLTKADTKDFHTKKGIGWAIKTIAKFHPDIVRKFESRLKADETISSFVKTKIQIGLSRSSKYASKYSD, encoded by the coding sequence ATGAATTCCATTACTTCCAAAAAAGAAATCAAAGCCTTACTCGACCGCAGTTTCGAATCTTCAAAAGGGAAAACGAATGCGCTCGCCGAAGAAATCTTGTCCGAACTTTTAACCAAAAAGATCAAATTTCCTTTGTTGGAATTCGCCGCGAAAGAACTTCACGGAAGAATCGCCGATAAAGAGCAGATCGCCTTTCTCGATCGGATCATCGCTCGAAAAACGATGGGAGGAAACGTGATCGCTGGAATGATGCTTCAGCTTCGTTCCGAAAAATACTTCCGACCTTCCTGGAAGAAGGCGGTGGAATATATGATCTTCGGAGACGAATGGTATGTCTGCGATATCATCGGGGAAAGAGTCATGGGTCATTCTCTCTTGAAGAATCCGGAAGAGTCCTTACCGACGTTGAAAAAACTTCTGAATCACGAGAACGCTTGGGTCGTTCGTTCCGTCGGAGTCGCCTCTCATTACGCCGTGAAAAAAGGTCTCGCTAAAAAATACGTAGAAGAAACGTTTCAACTTCTCTTAACAAAAGCGGACACGAAAGATTTTCATACCAAAAAAGGAATCGGATGGGCGATCAAAACGATCGCAAAATTTCATCCGGACATCGTTCGCAAATTCGAATCCAGATTGAAAGCGGACGAAACGATCTCTTCTTTCGTTAAGACGAAAATCCAAATCGGTTTGAGCCGATCCTCCAAATATGCCTCGAAGTATTCGGATTAA
- a CDS encoding SPL family radical SAM protein, with product MPRSIRIKTILNKTKRRDPWFLDEYTINPYSGCSFRCLYCYIGGSKYGLNTEDKLSVKENAAEVLDRQLWNRAKKNQYGIIVLSSATDPYLQTEKELGLTRELLRIILKHRFPVHILTKSDLVLRDLDLLFEIEKAAILPIDLRDRLPAKSFLTFSFSTLDDIVARIFEPGATTPSLRLSALKETLKQGFYSGVSLMPLLPHISDTGENLEFLFRTFRDAGIRYLFPATLTLFGGQDSSDSKALVFQALERHYPLLVEKYSRFFANGSEMPAHYRNALRIKTKELCDRFGLQRGILPFDS from the coding sequence ATGCCTCGAAGTATTCGGATTAAAACGATCCTGAATAAAACCAAGAGAAGAGATCCTTGGTTTTTGGACGAATACACGATCAATCCGTACAGCGGATGTTCCTTTCGTTGTTTGTATTGTTATATCGGCGGAAGCAAATACGGTTTGAACACCGAGGATAAACTTTCCGTTAAGGAGAATGCGGCCGAAGTTTTGGATCGTCAGCTTTGGAATCGAGCCAAGAAGAATCAATACGGGATCATCGTATTGTCCTCTGCGACCGATCCGTATCTGCAAACCGAAAAAGAACTCGGACTCACTCGGGAACTACTTCGGATTATTTTAAAACATCGATTCCCGGTTCATATTCTCACGAAATCGGACTTGGTTCTACGGGATCTGGATCTGCTCTTTGAAATCGAAAAAGCCGCGATCCTTCCTATCGACCTGCGCGATCGACTTCCCGCGAAATCGTTTCTTACGTTCTCCTTTTCCACGTTAGACGACATTGTTGCGAGAATTTTCGAACCGGGCGCGACGACGCCAAGCCTGCGTCTTTCCGCATTGAAAGAAACCCTGAAACAGGGATTTTACAGCGGAGTTAGTTTGATGCCTTTGCTTCCGCACATCAGCGATACGGGCGAGAATTTGGAATTTCTTTTTCGAACGTTTCGAGACGCGGGAATTCGTTATCTCTTCCCGGCAACCTTAACCTTGTTCGGAGGACAGGATTCTTCCGATAGCAAGGCTTTGGTGTTTCAGGCTCTCGAACGGCATTATCCTCTTCTCGTCGAAAAATATTCGAGATTCTTTGCAAACGGTAGCGAAATGCCGGCTCATTATCGAAACGCACTTCGCATTAAAACGAAGGAACTCTGCGACCGATTCGGTTTACAAAGAGGAATTCTCCCTTTTGATTCTTGA
- a CDS encoding helix-turn-helix domain-containing protein, whose amino-acid sequence MKQFLIWNDFATYRGDGFSTLRHSHFYIQISLPDSGSIQLRNRDGEWKTYNAVFIPSGVSHEMRRVEGNLTLLFLDPLTTGYHLFYERSLAANHSAFEVGDIFTDQRKDQIASIVQTSDAEARTLLLEILNKDFPMRTKGELDARIQKSISNVELDDFSLARLAFDARLSVERFRHLFRQETGVPFSAYRLWLKTKKAVDHLGSRPHLLDAAHEGGFADQSHFTRIFRRSFGVSPSDFTKKEEPFRATFFSK is encoded by the coding sequence ATGAAGCAATTTTTGATCTGGAATGATTTTGCTACGTATCGCGGAGACGGATTTTCAACTCTGCGTCACAGCCATTTTTATATTCAGATAAGTTTACCCGATTCCGGCAGTATTCAATTACGCAATCGCGACGGGGAATGGAAAACATACAACGCGGTTTTTATTCCTTCGGGTGTGAGTCATGAAATGCGGCGCGTGGAAGGCAATCTGACGCTTCTCTTTTTAGATCCGCTGACAACGGGTTATCATCTTTTTTACGAAAGAAGTCTGGCCGCCAATCACTCCGCATTCGAAGTCGGAGATATATTCACGGATCAAAGGAAGGATCAGATCGCGTCCATCGTCCAAACGTCCGATGCGGAAGCGCGCACGCTGCTTCTTGAAATTCTAAACAAAGATTTTCCGATGAGAACGAAAGGAGAATTGGACGCGCGCATTCAAAAAAGTATTTCCAATGTGGAGCTGGACGATTTCTCTCTTGCCCGTTTGGCCTTTGACGCTCGATTGTCCGTCGAACGGTTTCGTCATCTTTTCAGACAGGAAACCGGCGTCCCTTTTTCCGCGTATCGTCTTTGGTTAAAAACGAAGAAGGCCGTCGATCATTTGGGAAGTCGTCCGCACTTGCTCGACGCGGCGCATGAAGGAGGATTCGCGGATCAATCTCATTTTACTCGTATCTTTCGCCGATCGTTCGGAGTGAGTCCTTCGGACTTTACGAAAAAAGAAGAACCGTTTCGCGCCACCTTCTTTTCAAAATAG
- a CDS encoding NAD(P)-dependent oxidoreductase, translating into MQQKRPILYYPQGTTGAEKIFSGFTKLEVRSYPIERIGELPSENPEVLIANTRLKVNAESVRKFPSVRIFATVSSGTDHVDFNSLKESGKIFLNAPGCNAGSVAEYCYAGLTSLFSESELKTKKVGMIGHGNTGKEFHKILISKGIDSVFYDPFYKAESAPLEEVLRSSVLSYHVPLTQDGFEPTFRFVSETLIDSLQPGTVFINTSRGEILSPKAFERLIARNDIFKILDVFDPEPPAEETGRILAETTQSAFTPHIAGYSQLGRISGTYRVAEKLSILYQDRPLPPLESFLQTSGEFKTSTFLKEEDSLLRDSWRNGDRGYFERRRNSYPIRLDWGLV; encoded by the coding sequence GTGCAACAGAAAAGACCGATTCTTTATTATCCTCAAGGAACCACGGGAGCCGAGAAAATCTTTTCCGGATTTACGAAATTGGAAGTGCGATCGTATCCGATTGAACGGATCGGAGAATTGCCTTCCGAAAATCCGGAAGTTTTGATCGCGAATACTCGGTTGAAAGTGAATGCGGAAAGCGTCCGCAAGTTTCCTTCGGTGAGAATTTTCGCGACCGTAAGTTCCGGCACCGATCACGTGGACTTCAATTCTTTGAAAGAATCCGGTAAGATCTTCCTCAACGCGCCGGGATGCAACGCCGGTTCCGTCGCCGAATACTGTTATGCGGGATTGACGAGCCTGTTTTCCGAATCCGAACTGAAAACCAAAAAGGTAGGAATGATCGGCCACGGAAATACGGGAAAAGAATTTCATAAAATTCTAATATCCAAAGGGATCGACTCCGTTTTTTACGATCCGTTTTATAAGGCCGAGTCCGCGCCTCTCGAAGAAGTTCTGCGGAGTTCCGTGTTGAGTTATCACGTTCCCTTGACCCAGGACGGTTTCGAACCCACGTTCCGGTTCGTTTCCGAAACGCTGATCGATTCCCTGCAGCCGGGAACCGTCTTTATCAACACGAGTCGGGGAGAAATTCTTTCTCCTAAGGCGTTCGAACGATTGATTGCAAGAAATGATATATTCAAAATACTAGATGTGTTTGATCCGGAACCCCCCGCCGAAGAAACGGGCAGGATTCTCGCGGAAACTACCCAATCCGCTTTTACTCCGCATATCGCCGGTTACAGTCAGTTGGGGAGAATCAGCGGAACGTATCGTGTCGCCGAAAAATTATCGATTTTGTATCAAGATCGCCCTTTGCCTCCCTTGGAGTCCTTTTTGCAGACTTCGGGAGAATTTAAAACTTCGACCTTTTTAAAGGAGGAAGACTCGCTCTTGCGCGATTCCTGGCGCAACGGCGACCGAGGATATTTTGAAAGAAGAAGAAATTCCTATCCGATCCGTTTGGATTGGGGTTTGGTTTGA
- a CDS encoding MarR family winged helix-turn-helix transcriptional regulator, which yields MVRKSEQRVAKKNSEGESSNPTREELLTVGLGCLNFNLKRASRAIAQYFDHVLDQVGLTSPRFNILMTLGTTDGMELAPMAELLVMDRTTLLRNLEPLENLGYVEDIPSDNKRARKVALTAAGWDALRLAYPIWKEAHDQVVSNLGIPEWKTLIKGLRTVAKKRIFENQKG from the coding sequence ATGGTCAGAAAATCGGAACAAAGGGTTGCAAAAAAGAATTCCGAAGGGGAATCTTCCAATCCAACAAGGGAAGAATTGCTGACCGTAGGCTTGGGGTGTTTGAACTTCAACTTGAAACGGGCATCCCGAGCCATCGCGCAATACTTCGATCACGTTTTGGACCAAGTCGGTCTGACTTCTCCTCGTTTTAATATTCTCATGACGTTAGGCACAACGGACGGAATGGAACTGGCTCCTATGGCCGAACTCCTCGTGATGGATCGAACGACTTTGCTTCGTAATCTCGAACCTCTGGAAAATTTGGGGTATGTGGAGGACATTCCTTCGGACAACAAGCGAGCGCGTAAAGTGGCGTTGACCGCCGCGGGTTGGGATGCTCTTCGGCTTGCATACCCGATTTGGAAGGAAGCGCACGACCAGGTCGTGTCCAATTTGGGGATTCCCGAATGGAAGACGCTCATCAAGGGTCTTAGAACGGTTGCAAAAAAAAGAATATTCGAAAATCAGAAAGGTTGA
- a CDS encoding acyl-CoA thioesterase, with amino-acid sequence MLSVLEKKELEFSPSGLYRIRFQDCDPFGHLNNARYMDYFMEARDDHLRDFYDFDLFEHASREGKSWVVTRAQTAYLEPAKQNDLVRIVTRLTAKSDGTIRNEDLMYDTAGKKLKAMAWIDFAFIDLKRGRPVRHGEELSLFFDSVLYRDSGLENGNFDERVREMRRTMAPGVEAIPA; translated from the coding sequence ATGCTTTCCGTGCTGGAAAAAAAGGAGCTGGAATTTTCTCCCTCCGGTCTTTATCGGATTCGCTTTCAGGATTGCGATCCCTTCGGTCATTTGAACAACGCGCGTTATATGGATTATTTCATGGAGGCGAGGGACGATCATCTCAGAGACTTTTACGATTTCGATCTGTTCGAACACGCTTCGAGAGAAGGAAAGTCTTGGGTAGTGACCCGCGCGCAGACGGCCTATCTGGAACCGGCTAAACAAAACGATCTGGTAAGAATCGTAACTCGTTTGACCGCAAAAAGCGACGGGACCATTCGCAACGAAGATCTAATGTATGACACCGCCGGTAAAAAACTCAAGGCGATGGCTTGGATCGACTTCGCGTTTATCGACTTGAAACGGGGAAGGCCGGTTCGTCACGGAGAAGAACTTTCCCTGTTTTTCGATTCGGTTCTTTATCGCGATTCCGGGCTTGAAAACGGAAATTTTGACGAGCGCGTTCGGGAGATGAGACGTACAATGGCTCCTGGGGTGGAAGCGATCCCCGCTTAA